The Antarcticibacterium flavum genome contains the following window.
TAGGGCGCATTCCATTGCTGCCCAGGGTGGGATCAATGCTGCCAAGAATTACCAGGGGGACGGCGACTCAAATTACAGGTTATTCTACGATACTATAAAAGGAGGCGATTACCGCTCCCGTGAGGCAAATGTTTACAGGCTTGCCGAGGTGTCTGCCAATATCATTGACCAGTGTGTTGCGCAGGGAGTTCCCTTTGCCCGTGAATATGGTGGTTTACTTGATAACCGCTCCTTTGGAGGGGTTTTGGTTTCCCGTACATTCTACGCAAAAGGTCAAACCGGGCAACAGTTATTGCTTGGTGCTTATTCTGCAATGAACAGGCAAATCAACCGTGGAAAGATCCAGTCTTACACGCGTCATGAGATGCTGGACCTGGTGATTGTAGATGGTAAGGCTAGAGGAATTATAGCCAGGAACCTGGTGACGGGAGAAATAGAAAGGCATAGTGCTCACGCAGTTGTGATAGCATCTGGTGGATATGGAAATGTTTTCTTTTTATCTACCAATGCCATGGGAAGCAACGTAACTGCTTCCTGGAAAATACACAAAAAAGGAGCTTTTTTTGCTAATCCTTGTTTTACACAAATTCACCCTACCTGTATACCGGTTTCGGGAGAGCACCAGTCCAAGCTTACGCTTATGTCTGAGTCTCTTAGGAATGACGGTAGGATTTGGGTGCCTAAAAAGCTGGAGGATGCGAAAGCAATTAGAGAGGGAAGGTTAAAACCAACAGAACTTAAAGAAGAGGACCGGGATTATTATCTTGAAAGAAGATATCCTGCATTTGGAAACCTTGTGCCCCGGGACGTGGCATCGAGAGCTGCAAAAGAACGTTGTGACGCAGGTTTTGGAGTGAATAAGACAGGAGAGGCTGTTTACCTTGACTTTGGATCGGCATTTATGCGTTATGGTCGTGAGGCTGCCAATACCCAGCACATTGAGAATGCATCTGAAGAACAAATAAAAAAATTAGGACAGGAAGTTGTTGAGGCCAAGTATGGAAACCTTTTCCAGATGTACGAGAAGATCGTGGATCAAAATCCATATGAGACCCCAATGATGATATATCCTGCCGTACACTATACTATGGGAGGTATCTGGGTAGATTATAACCTTGAAACCACTATCCCGGGATGTTTTGCTACCGGGGAAGCCAATTTCTCAGATCACGGCGCCAACAGGCTTGGAGCTTCAGCTTTGATGCAGGGGCTGGCAGATGGGTACTTTGTTTTACCTTATACAATTGGAGATTATCTTTCCAAGGATATTAGAACCGGTAAGATCTCAACTGACTCTCCCGAGTTTGAGGAGGCGGAAAATGCCGTAAGAGCCCAGCTTGAGAAATTTGTAAATAATAACGGGACAAAATCTGTTGACCACTTCCATAAGCGTCTTGGAAAGATCATGTGGGATAAAGTTGGGATGTCCAGGAATGAAGTGCATTTAAAGGAAGCTATTAGTGAAATAAAAGCTCTTAGACAGGAATTCTGGCAGGATGTAAAAGTGCCCGGAGGTACCAATGAAATGAACACGGAATTGGAAAAAGCCTCTCGTGTAGCCGATTTTCTTGAACTTGGAGAACTGTTTGCAAAAGATGCGCTGCACAGGAATGAATCTTGTGGAGGCCACTTTAGGGAAGAATATCAAACTGAAGAAGGTGAAGCCTTAAGGGATGACGAGAACTTCATGTATGTAGCGGCCTGGGAATATACGGGAGAACCGGGAGACGCTGTCCTGCACAAGGAAGATCTCATTTATGAAAATATAGAAGTTAAACAAAGGAGTTATAAATAGAACTGGATCTTGAGTAATGAGTAGTTGGACCTACTCAATACTCAATACCCAGTACTCATTACTCAATACATAAAGTATGAAGCTTACACTAAAAATATGGCGTCAAAAAAACGCCGCTGCAAAGGGAGCTATTCAAACCTATCAATTAGGTGGGGTAGATCCAGATATGTCTTTCCTGGAAATGCTGGACGTGCTCAATGAGGACCTGGTAGGTAAGGGAGAAGAGCCTGTAGTGTTTGATCACGACTGCAGGGAAGGCATCTGTGGCTCCTGTAGTTTACAAATAAATGGAGAACCTCATGGACCCGACAGGGCAATTACGACCTGCCAGCTACATATGCGTAAATTCAACGATGGGGATACTATTGTAATAGAGCCTTTTCGTGCAAAGGCATTTCCCGTTATTAAGGACCTGGTGGTAGACCGTAGTTCCTTTGAAAGGATACAGCAGGCAGGAGGATATATATCTGTGAATACTTCCGGAAATACCCAGGATGCCAATTCCATTCCTATTCCAAAAGAAGATGCAGATCTTGCATTCTTCGCTGCGACCTGTATTGGCTGTGGAGCCTGCGTGGCTGCCTGTAAGAATGCCAGTGCCATGTTGTTCACCTCGGCCAAGGTTAGCCAGATGGCTTTATTGCCACAGGGGAAAGTGGAAGCCACAAAGCGGGTTCTTGCCATGGTGGAGCAAATGGATGCTGAAGGTTTTGGTAACTGTACCAATACTGGTGCCTGCGAGACAGAATGTCCTAAAGAGATCTCTCTTGAGAATATCGCCAGGATGAACAGGGAATACCTGAAGGCAAGTATTAAATAAGGTTAAATGAAACTTATATATAATTCCCGGGCTTTGCAGTCCGGGTTTTTTTATGCATATTATTTAAAATTTTAATTATGCCTTTAGATTCATTGCCTTCATCAAAACTACCAGGCCAGCAGGAAAGTATTTTCTCCAAAATGAGCCGGCTTTCTGCAAAAAATAAAGCTGTAGACCTTTCCCAGGGTTTTCCAGATTTTCCAACAGATGACAGGTTAAAGGAGCTGGTGACCAGGGCCATGAATAGCGGTTATAATCAATATGCTCCAATGGCCGGAGTTTATGAACTCCGGGAACAGATCTCAAATAAAATAAGTAAGCTCTATTCAAGGGAGTATGATCCTGAAAGGGAGATCACCATAACGAATGGAGCTACCCAGGCCATTTATTCGGCAATTACTGCTTTTGTAGGAAAAGGTGATGAGGTTATTGTTCTAAAACCGGCTTATGACAGTTATGAACCTACAATTAAATTAAATGGGGGAGTTCCTGTTCTCATTCAGCTAAAAGGGAAGGACTATAAGGTAGACTGGCAGGAAGTTAAAGATAAGATTACCTCCAGGACCAGGATGATGATCATCAATACCCCACATAATCCTACAGGTACGGTACTTTCCCGTGAAGACATGCATCGCCTGGAGGAAACCCTAAAAGGAAAAGATATCATTCTCTTAAGTGATGAGGTCTATGAGCATCTCATATTTGATGGCCAAACCCATCAAAGTGCTGCTCTTTTTCCCGACCTGGCATCACGGGCTATTATTTGTGCCTCTTTTGGAAAAACCTTTCATAATACGGGCTGGAAAACCGGCTATTGCGTTGCCCCGGCTGAACTTATGGCCGAAATTTGGAAAGTTCACCAATTCCAGGTCTTTTGTATAAATCACCCTATGCAAAGAGCCTATGCAGAATACTTAAAAGATCCTGAAAATTATCTTGGACTTCCAGAATTTTACGAGAAAAAGAGGGATAAATTCCTGGAGCTAATCGATGGCAGTAGATTTAAAGCCGTGCCTTCAGGAGGGACCTATTTTCAGTTACTGGATTATTCAGAAATTACCACTGAGGCAGATACGAAGTTTGCTGAAAGACTGGTTAGTGAACATAAGCTTGCCACAATACCAATTTCAGTTTTTAATATAGATAACCGGGATAATAATCAGCTAAGATTTTGCTTTGCAAAGACAGTGGAAACTTTGGAAAAAGCTTCAGAAATTATTCATAGGATTTAAGATCTCGACCCCCTTTAAGTTTTTCATTTACGGCACTTCTCACGATCTCTGTAGTGATACCAAACAGTACGTGGGCCAGTAACTCATTAATCTGCATTCTTATAGGAATATCTGTAGGTTTTGGCTCCAGTCCAAGAATAGGAAGGGAGGTTTCGTGGGTAGACACCCAGGTAGATGCACCCAGAATAACCCCATCACTTATGTTGTAGGCATCCTTGTCCTTTTTTCCATAGCCATAAGCAGCTCCAATACTTGCCCCAAAAGGAAAGCTTACCAGCTGCTCGGCCAGGGCTTCATTTTGAGTGCTTATTGGACTCCCTGTGATCTTGGTTGAAAGGTCATCCACGATCTTTATCTGGGCACTTCGTTGCTCGACCTTGCGCACTGGGAGAAATTCCTCCACGAGGCTCTTGATCGCAGTTCCTGCCAGGCCACCTATAAAACCTGCTATTACTCCTCTTGCTGTGCTGGAGGCGAAAGACTTCTGACTAAAAAAATTAGGTGATCTCATATATAGCAATTTTATAATTATTAATGGTTGTATGGGTCGACATACGAGTTTCAGCTTATCCTGTTGTTCCTGAATCAACGGCCTGTATGACTCCCAATTTTGATTAAAACTATTTATATTACCTTTTCAATCCAACCATTTAACAAGTATTTAGGAGGCAACGCTATATTTTTTATAAATTTGAGTATGAAAGAAAATTTAAATGTAGCGGTGCTCCAATTGGACCTGGCCTGGGAAAATGCCAGGAAAAATCTGGAGATATTTTCTAATAGAATAAATGCTTTAAAGGAGGATGTGGATTTGATTGTCCTGCCTGAAATGTTTACAACAGGTTTTTCAATGAATGCCGAATCTCTTGCTGAGGAGGCCGAAGGGGCGGCTTTTGATTGGATGAAAAAAATTGCCCTGGAGAAGGATAGCGCAGTGACTGGAAGTGTCATTGTAAAAGAAGCGGGGAACTACTATAATCGGCTGTACTTCATTTTCCCAAATGGGGATTATAAAACCTATGACAAGAAACACACCTTCACACTTGCAAAAGAAGATCAAACATATACCGCAGGTAAGGAAAGATTAATAGTAGAATACAAAGGCTGGAAAATATGCCCCCTTATTTGTTATGACTTACGTTTCCCGGTATGGGCGAGGAATACGGTAAACTATGATCTTTTGATCTATGTTGCCAACTGGCCCGAAACCAGGATACATGCCTGGGATACCCTGCTACAGGCCCGTGCGATAGAGAATATGGCCTGGTGTATAGGTGTGAACCGAACCGGGAAAGACGGGAATGAATATAACTATAATGGCCATACCGCAATATATGATTGCCTTGGCA
Protein-coding sequences here:
- a CDS encoding fumarate reductase/succinate dehydrogenase flavoprotein subunit encodes the protein MGKLDSKIPKGPLADKWTKHKNEINLVNPANKRNIDVIMVGTGLAGGSAAATLAELGYNVKTFCYQDSPRRAHSIAAQGGINAAKNYQGDGDSNYRLFYDTIKGGDYRSREANVYRLAEVSANIIDQCVAQGVPFAREYGGLLDNRSFGGVLVSRTFYAKGQTGQQLLLGAYSAMNRQINRGKIQSYTRHEMLDLVIVDGKARGIIARNLVTGEIERHSAHAVVIASGGYGNVFFLSTNAMGSNVTASWKIHKKGAFFANPCFTQIHPTCIPVSGEHQSKLTLMSESLRNDGRIWVPKKLEDAKAIREGRLKPTELKEEDRDYYLERRYPAFGNLVPRDVASRAAKERCDAGFGVNKTGEAVYLDFGSAFMRYGREAANTQHIENASEEQIKKLGQEVVEAKYGNLFQMYEKIVDQNPYETPMMIYPAVHYTMGGIWVDYNLETTIPGCFATGEANFSDHGANRLGASALMQGLADGYFVLPYTIGDYLSKDIRTGKISTDSPEFEEAENAVRAQLEKFVNNNGTKSVDHFHKRLGKIMWDKVGMSRNEVHLKEAISEIKALRQEFWQDVKVPGGTNEMNTELEKASRVADFLELGELFAKDALHRNESCGGHFREEYQTEEGEALRDDENFMYVAAWEYTGEPGDAVLHKEDLIYENIEVKQRSYK
- a CDS encoding succinate dehydrogenase/fumarate reductase iron-sulfur subunit, translating into MKLTLKIWRQKNAAAKGAIQTYQLGGVDPDMSFLEMLDVLNEDLVGKGEEPVVFDHDCREGICGSCSLQINGEPHGPDRAITTCQLHMRKFNDGDTIVIEPFRAKAFPVIKDLVVDRSSFERIQQAGGYISVNTSGNTQDANSIPIPKEDADLAFFAATCIGCGACVAACKNASAMLFTSAKVSQMALLPQGKVEATKRVLAMVEQMDAEGFGNCTNTGACETECPKEISLENIARMNREYLKASIK
- a CDS encoding methionine aminotransferase, whose protein sequence is MPLDSLPSSKLPGQQESIFSKMSRLSAKNKAVDLSQGFPDFPTDDRLKELVTRAMNSGYNQYAPMAGVYELREQISNKISKLYSREYDPEREITITNGATQAIYSAITAFVGKGDEVIVLKPAYDSYEPTIKLNGGVPVLIQLKGKDYKVDWQEVKDKITSRTRMMIINTPHNPTGTVLSREDMHRLEETLKGKDIILLSDEVYEHLIFDGQTHQSAALFPDLASRAIICASFGKTFHNTGWKTGYCVAPAELMAEIWKVHQFQVFCINHPMQRAYAEYLKDPENYLGLPEFYEKKRDKFLELIDGSRFKAVPSGGTYFQLLDYSEITTEADTKFAERLVSEHKLATIPISVFNIDNRDNNQLRFCFAKTVETLEKASEIIHRI
- a CDS encoding DUF1440 domain-containing protein, whose translation is MRSPNFFSQKSFASSTARGVIAGFIGGLAGTAIKSLVEEFLPVRKVEQRSAQIKIVDDLSTKITGSPISTQNEALAEQLVSFPFGASIGAAYGYGKKDKDAYNISDGVILGASTWVSTHETSLPILGLEPKPTDIPIRMQINELLAHVLFGITTEIVRSAVNEKLKGGRDLKSYE
- a CDS encoding nitrilase family protein; translation: MKENLNVAVLQLDLAWENARKNLEIFSNRINALKEDVDLIVLPEMFTTGFSMNAESLAEEAEGAAFDWMKKIALEKDSAVTGSVIVKEAGNYYNRLYFIFPNGDYKTYDKKHTFTLAKEDQTYTAGKERLIVEYKGWKICPLICYDLRFPVWARNTVNYDLLIYVANWPETRIHAWDTLLQARAIENMAWCIGVNRTGKDGNEYNYNGHTAIYDCLGKSLFDHNRKEEFTEVVSIDRDSLIETRNKLKFLQDRDSFTLN